In Gossypium arboreum isolate Shixiya-1 chromosome 6, ASM2569848v2, whole genome shotgun sequence, the following are encoded in one genomic region:
- the LOC108485699 gene encoding putative pentatricopeptide repeat-containing protein At1g64310 isoform X1, with amino-acid sequence MVFQIHSLLSELSKHHQTILKTKQLHALISKTHLSLDPFFATKLLRFYAINHDVCSARNLFDKAPQRSVFLWNSIIRAYAQAHHFNHSLSLFNQMLASETKPDNFTYASVTRACYENFDLERMRIVHTRVILSGLGLDSICGSALVTGYSKLCLVDEASKVFYRIPEKDLVLWNAMVSGYGNGGLLNKGLELFSWMRHMDQQPDGYTLVALTSALMDSRLLSVGQGIHGFCLKTGFDCTVHVGSALVSLYSRFKCLDWANTVFSSLVQPDLVAWSSLITGYSQCGVYNKVFFYLRKLNMEKARTVDSILISAVLAATAESANARFGVEIHGYVLRHGFESNVVVCSALIDMYSKCGFVSLGIRVFEIMPERSVISYNSLISGLGLNGLASQAFKMFDEMLAANLKPDDSTFSALLSACCHAGLLDDGWEVLRRMISEFSIQPKTEHYVHMVRLLGMAGEMEEAYNLILCLPNPVDSGILGALLSCCEAHGNSELAEAISLQLLENEPNKSAYRVMLSNIYAVNGRWDDVRRLREYITEKKLPGLSWIESGKR; translated from the coding sequence ATGGTCTTTCAAATCCATTCACTTCTATCAGAGCTTTCAAAGCACCATCAAACAATTCTTAAGACCAAACAGCTCCACGCTCTAATCTCCAAAACCCACCTCTCCCTTGATCCATTCTTCGCAACAAAACTCCTCAGGTTCTACGCCATCAACCATGACGTCTGCTCAGCCCGCAACTTGTTCGACAAAGCACCTCAAAGAAGCGTTTTCCTTTGGAATTCCATTATTCGAGCTTATGCTCAAGCCCACCACTTCAATCACTCCTTATCATTGTTTAACCAGATGCTTGCATCGGAAACAAAACCCGATAATTTCACTTACGCCAGCGTAACACGTGCCTGCTACGAGAACTTTGATTTGGAAAGGATGAGGATTGTTCATACAAGAGTGATACTCTCGGGGTTGGGTTTGGATTCCATCTGTGGTAGTGCACTTGTTACTGGGTATTCAAAGCTGTGTCTTGTTGATGAGGCAAGCAAGGTTTTCTATAGGATACCTGAGAAGGATTTGGTTTTGTGGAATGCAATGGTTTCGGGATACGGGAATGGTGGCCTTTTAAACAAAGGGTTAGAGTTGTTTAGTTGGATGAGACATATGGATCAGCAGCCAGATGGGTATACTTTGGTTGCGCTGACATCTGCGTTAATGGATTCCCGCCTGTTAAGTGTGGGTCAAGGAATCCATGGTTTTTGTTTGAAAACTGGTTTTGATTGTACTGTTCATGTGGGAAGCGCACTTGTAAGCTTGTATTCGAGGTTCAAGTGCTTGGATTGGGCAAATACCGTGTTTAGTAGTTTGGTTCAACCAGATTTAGTTGCTTGGTCTTCTTTGATAACTGGGTATTCTCAATGTGGGGTTTACAATAAGGTGTTCTTCTACTTGAGGAAACTGAACATGGAGAAGGCTAGAACGGTAGATTCCATTTTGATCTCTGCTGTACTGGCGGCTACTGCTGAATCAGCAAATGCAAGGTTTGGTGTTGAGATACACGGTTATGTTCTTCGACATGGATTTGAATCGAATGTTGTGGTTTGCTCTGCTCTCATAGACATGTATTCTAAGTGTGGATTTGTGAGCCTGGGGATCCGAGTTTTTGAGATTATGCCGGAAAGGAGTGTAATATCTTACAATTCTCTTATTTCAGGTCTGGGGTTGAATGGACTTGCTTCCCAGGCATTCAAGATGTTTGATGAAATGCTAGCGGCCAACCTGAAACCAGATGATTCCACCTTCTCTGCCCTCCTTTCTGCTTGTTGCCATGCTGGTCTCTTGGATGATGGTTGGGAAGTTTTGAGGAGGATGATTTCTGAGTTTTCCATCCAACCCAAAACCGAGCATTATGTTCACATGGTAAGGCTTCTCGGTATGGCTGGAGAAATGGAAGAGGCATATAATTTAATCTTGTGCTTGCCCAATCCAGTTGACTCAGGTATCTTGGGTGCATTGCTTTCGTGCTGTGAAGCTCATGGAAATTCTGAGTTGGCAGAAGCCATATCCCTGCAACTATTGGAAAATGAACCCAATAAAAGTGCTTACAGAGTTATGCTTTCTAACATATATGCTGTTAACGGGAGGTGGGATGATGTACGGCGGTTAAGAGAATATATAACCGAAAAAAAGTTGCCAGGGCTTAGCTGGATTGAAAGTGGAAAGAGATAA
- the LOC108485699 gene encoding putative pentatricopeptide repeat-containing protein At1g64310 isoform X2 — MVFQIHSLLSELSKHHQTILKTKQLHALISKTHLSLDPFFATKLLRFYAINHDVCSARNLFDKAPQRSVFLWNSIIRAYAQAHHFNHSLSLFNQMLASETKPDNFTYASVTRACYENFDLERMRIVHTRVILSGLGLDSICGSALVTGYSKLCLVDEASKVFYRIPEKDLVLWNAMVSGYGNGGLLNKGLELFSWMRHMDQQPDGYTLVALTSALMDSRLLSVGQGIHGFCLKTGFDCTVHVGSALVSLYSRFKCLDWANTVFSSLVQPDLVAWSSLITGYSQCGVYNKVFFYLRKLNMEKARTVDSILISAVLAATAESANARFGVEIHGYVLRHGFESNVVVCSALIDMYSKCGFVSLGIRVFEIMPERSVISYNSLISGLGLNGLASQAFKMFDEMLAANLKPDDSTFSALLSACCHAGLLDDGWEVLRRMISEFSIQPKTEHYVHMLTQVSWVHCFRAVKLMEILSWQKPYPCNYWKMNPIKVLTELCFLTYMLLTGGGMMYGG, encoded by the exons ATGGTCTTTCAAATCCATTCACTTCTATCAGAGCTTTCAAAGCACCATCAAACAATTCTTAAGACCAAACAGCTCCACGCTCTAATCTCCAAAACCCACCTCTCCCTTGATCCATTCTTCGCAACAAAACTCCTCAGGTTCTACGCCATCAACCATGACGTCTGCTCAGCCCGCAACTTGTTCGACAAAGCACCTCAAAGAAGCGTTTTCCTTTGGAATTCCATTATTCGAGCTTATGCTCAAGCCCACCACTTCAATCACTCCTTATCATTGTTTAACCAGATGCTTGCATCGGAAACAAAACCCGATAATTTCACTTACGCCAGCGTAACACGTGCCTGCTACGAGAACTTTGATTTGGAAAGGATGAGGATTGTTCATACAAGAGTGATACTCTCGGGGTTGGGTTTGGATTCCATCTGTGGTAGTGCACTTGTTACTGGGTATTCAAAGCTGTGTCTTGTTGATGAGGCAAGCAAGGTTTTCTATAGGATACCTGAGAAGGATTTGGTTTTGTGGAATGCAATGGTTTCGGGATACGGGAATGGTGGCCTTTTAAACAAAGGGTTAGAGTTGTTTAGTTGGATGAGACATATGGATCAGCAGCCAGATGGGTATACTTTGGTTGCGCTGACATCTGCGTTAATGGATTCCCGCCTGTTAAGTGTGGGTCAAGGAATCCATGGTTTTTGTTTGAAAACTGGTTTTGATTGTACTGTTCATGTGGGAAGCGCACTTGTAAGCTTGTATTCGAGGTTCAAGTGCTTGGATTGGGCAAATACCGTGTTTAGTAGTTTGGTTCAACCAGATTTAGTTGCTTGGTCTTCTTTGATAACTGGGTATTCTCAATGTGGGGTTTACAATAAGGTGTTCTTCTACTTGAGGAAACTGAACATGGAGAAGGCTAGAACGGTAGATTCCATTTTGATCTCTGCTGTACTGGCGGCTACTGCTGAATCAGCAAATGCAAGGTTTGGTGTTGAGATACACGGTTATGTTCTTCGACATGGATTTGAATCGAATGTTGTGGTTTGCTCTGCTCTCATAGACATGTATTCTAAGTGTGGATTTGTGAGCCTGGGGATCCGAGTTTTTGAGATTATGCCGGAAAGGAGTGTAATATCTTACAATTCTCTTATTTCAGGTCTGGGGTTGAATGGACTTGCTTCCCAGGCATTCAAGATGTTTGATGAAATGCTAGCGGCCAACCTGAAACCAGATGATTCCACCTTCTCTGCCCTCCTTTCTGCTTGTTGCCATGCTGGTCTCTTGGATGATGGTTGGGAAGTTTTGAGGAGGATGATTTCTGAGTTTTCCATCCAACCCAAAACCGAGCATTATGTTCACATG TTGACTCAGGTATCTTGGGTGCATTGCTTTCGTGCTGTGAAGCTCATGGAAATTCTGAGTTGGCAGAAGCCATATCCCTGCAACTATTGGAAAATGAACCCAATAAAAGTGCTTACAGAGTTATGCTTTCTAACATATATGCTGTTAACGGGAGGTGGGATGATGTACGGCGGTTAA